In the Desulfitobacterium hafniense DCB-2 genome, AAAGTATCGTTTTATTGCACTCACAAACAAATATCAGAAAACACTTGACTACCCCCTTGGGGGCTGGCTTAAGATAATTTTGAGAGCAATTAGAATTGTGTTAGGAGGAAAGATTATGCAGATAAAAGAAGTTTGTGAGAAGTGCAAGCTAACCAAAAAAGCAATAGAATATTACGAATCTAAAAACCTGATACATCCGCAGATACTCGAAAACGGATACAGGGATTACAGCGATGCTGATATAGCTGTACTGAAAGAGATCTCCGTGCTTAGAAAATGTGGCGTCAGCATTGCCGATATTGCAGAGATACTAACCAGCTCAAATAAACCCGCGGCTTTAGCCAAGTGCAAATATATCACGGAATTACGTATGCAGCGTTTGAATGATATACAAAAGTGTATGGATAGCCTGATTGCTAATTACGATATAAATCGTGAATTTGACTACCTGCAAACGCTTGATGAGTACTTATACACCATAAAAGAAAAATTGGTTTTTGCTTTCCCCGGAAACTATGGCCTTTATGTATCTATGCATTTTGGCAGATTCTTGAATGGAACAATTGACACGGATGAAAAAAAATATGCCTATGATGCTATTGTACAGTATCTTGATCGTGTGGATCTGTATTTGCCTGCGGAACTTTCTGAATTTCTGGAGGCGCTTTTCAATGCCAGTGAAAAGATAGATGCGGCAAAGATTGAGGAAGAAACAAACGGAAAAATGCATGAAATGCTTGCTGATACAGACGGTTACTTAGAACGCAATCGGGAAGAAATTGAACAGTATATTGAATTTAAAAGTTCTGATGAGTATCAAAATTCCGAAGCAGGCAAATTTCAAAGGTATATGTTGAATTTTCAAAAAGAAAGTGGCTATCAGGAAGTTTTAATAGCTAACATGAAAATACTCAGTCCCGCTTATGCCGAGTACCTTAAAAAAGTTAAAGCCGCAAATGACATTATGCTAAAAAAGTTTCCAAAAGCAAAGGATATGTATGAATTAAACTAATATAAGGTTTATGATTGTTTTTAGGGCAATCATAAATGCGGATGTTCTTTTGGTCTAAAGCAGTAGTCATATCATTGGAATACCTGCGAAGAATCTGATTTATTTTGATAACTTGGCGCTCGCTCTGGTGAAAGATAAGAAATCTTTTTTCCACCATCTTTACAAAAAAGACATAGCTTTTCACCAAGGAATTGCTATGTCTTTTCTTTAACGATATTATGGAGTCAAAGTTTATTTATCATGTAGATAAACCGGAAATTTTCGGTAGGTTTTGTCCTTTAGACTATTTATGTAAATTGGAAGGTGTAAGGATGTCGAGAGGCATAATTGTTTTTGGATCAAACGGCAGCGGAAAATCCACTCTGGGACGAGAGCTGGCGCGTATTTTGAATTTTAAGTATATGGATATTGAAGATTATCACTTTATAAAATCAGAAATTCCATACACAGTAGAGCGCACACGTGAGGACCGTTTAAATTTAATGCTTGCCGATATCGAGAAAAGTGGTTCATTTGTTGTTTCTGCCGTCGTTGGTGATTTTGGTGAGGAAATTTCATCGAGGTATAACTTTGCTGTATTTATATCAGCACCACTTGAAACTCGTGTTGAACGCATAAAGCAAAGAGCTTATGAACAGCATGGAGAACGTATCTGTGAAGGCGGTGATATGTACGAGCAGCACTTAAAGTTTGTTGACTTTGTGGCATCACGGCCTCTATCAAGAACTGAGCAATGGGCAAAAACTCTTGTGTGTCCTGTCATACATATTGATGGCACAAAATCTATTTCTGAAAATACAGAACTGGTTGTTGAAGAATACTTACATAATTTATCCTCCAAAGAGCTGCGAAGATGAGGTTGGCTGACGAGAGCATCGCTTTTTTCCCGGAGGCCTTGTGTCATGAGGGAATTGTTTGCTCAAAGTTTCTATTGAGCAAACACATCCTTGATGTTATAATAAAACGTACTTTTCAACAAAAGGTACTGTTGATTAAAAGGAGGATACCTGAACCATGTTGTATTCCGTTCGTATTCGGTAAGTAAGCGGCAAAAGACATGATCCCATTCCAGAATGGGGCTCTTTTTGTTGTGCTTATCGGCGAATGAAGACATGGTAAAGGAAAGGGAAACTCCCAGGAGTTTGCCGATTTTCTGATGGTGTCTTTATAGCGCGGTGAAGCCTGCAGACTGAAGTCCGATTTTGGACGGAGGTCTGTTTTTTGTTTATCACAGGAAGAAAGATTGAGGTTAAGTTATGAATTAAAAGCTATGAATTAAAAGGAGAAAGACTATGCTTATAAAAACTGAACACTGGCAGCGCAGCTTCTATACTCTATGGGCAGGTCAGGCCGTATCCCTGATCACCAGCGCCGTCCTGCAAATGGCCATCATTTGGCACCTTACCGAAGAGACCGGCTCAGCTATGGTTCTGTCCATAGCGACTTTGGTGGGATTTCTGCCTCAGGCGATTTTAGGGCCTTTCATCGGGGTGTTGGTCGATCGCTATCATCGTAAATATGTCATGATCGGCGCCGACCTTCTGATTGCCGCCGTAGGCCTGATGCTGGCCCTGGCTTCCCTGGCCATGGAACTGCCCGTGTGGCTGATTATGGTGGTTTTATTCCTGCGCAGTGTGGGTACCGCCTTCCATTCTCCAGCCCTGAATGCGGTGACACCGCTTTTGGTCCCGGAGGATCAATTGACAAAATGTGCCGGCTATACTCAGTCCATTCAGTCTGCCAGCTATATACTGGGACCCGCCCTGGCGGCTCTTCTCTATGCTGTCTGGGATCTTAACTCCATCATCCTTGTGGATGTGGCGGGAGCTGTTTTGGCCAGCATCCTTACGGCGTTTGTGTTTATTCCCAGGTTAGAGGCCGGGGAGAGCGCAGCTCAGGGAAATCTAATGCTGGAGATGAAAGAGGGGTATTCAGCGCTTCGCTCAAATAAGGGCTTGTTTGCCCTTCTATGGGTGGGGGCCTTGTATATGCTCTTCTTTATGCCCATCAATGCCTTATTTCCCCTGATGAGTATGAAATATTTTGGCGGAACCACCTTCCATGCTTCCCTCGTGGAGATCGTCTTTGCGGCAGGGATGCTGGTGGGAGGACTGGTCCTGGGAGTCTGGGGAGGCTTCAAGAACCGTGTTATGAGCCTTGCCGCTTCCATTTTGCTGATGGGAGTCAGTCTCATGGTATCAGGAGTGTTGCCGGTGAAGGGCTATGCCGTCTTTGTTTTGTGCTCGACTCTCATGGGCTTTTCCGCCCCCTTTTATAGCGGAGTACAAACGGCTTTATTTCAAGAAAAGATCAGCCCGGAATATCTGGGACGAGTCTTCGCTTTATTAGGCAGCGTTGTTTCCGTAGCTATGCCTCTCGGCCTGGTGTTATCCGCTTTGTTTGCGGATACACTAGGGGTGAATCGTTGGTTTCTTATCTCGGGAATACTGATCATGGGAATCGCAGTGCTGCCAGCCCTCATGCCTGGATTGCGAAATTTGGATCGGCAAGAAGATAAGACAGCCTGAATTCTCCCTAAAGTAAATCCTATTCATAAAATCGATCCTATTTGTTGAATGAGGTAAGTCAATGCCAAATGCAACTCTCGCCGATGGAAAGCTACATTACTTGGATCGTGGAGCAGGTAAGCCCCTGGTCTTTATTCATGGACTGGGGGCTGACCTGAGCTTCCACGACCCGCAGATTGAGTTTTTCAGCCGGACTCACCGGGTCATTTGCCCGGAGCTGCGGGGCAATGCCCGCTCCAGCAAGCTCACCGGCCCTATCCACAAAATCCTGGACATCCAGTGTCAGGATCTGGCGGCCTTAATGGAGCAATTAGGCATAGAGCAAACCGTTTTGGCGGGTACATCCTATGGGGGTGTTTTCTGCTTTAATTTTGTGTTGCGTTATCCGGAGAAGGTTTCCGGGTTGATCATTGGGGATGCTCTGGGGGATACCCGAATAAGCAGTTTCAGGGAAGCCCTGCTTATGTTGGTGGAATATTTAGGGCTATGGGGTGTTTACCTCCCCAAACCTGTACTGATTGCGATGATGAGACATCAATACAAACCATGGCCTTATGCCCGGGACCATGTGGTGAACTTTGTCCGGGGCATGCGCCGGACAGAATTTCTGCTTCAGCTTTTGGCGATGAATCGAATTAAGTTTACTCCCTATCTTAAGCAAGTGAGCTGCCCTGCCTTGGGAATTGTCGGAGAGGAAAATAAAGTAGGGGTAGGCTGGATGAAGAGTGCTATGAAGGAGATTCCCCAGTCCTCCCTGGCAATCGTTCCCCATGCCCTTGATCCGACGAATCTGTGTCAGCCTGAGGAATACAACCGCTTAGTGAAGGAATTTCTGGAAAGGTTGAACTACATATAAAATTTCGGAATGATACTATGTATCATTGGTAATTGGAGGTTTTTGTGCTAGGATAATTATGCCAAAGGTTTTGGCGGTTTATCGCCAGACCGGGCGAACTGTACCAGAATTTTTGCCAAGATATGATGACTATGACCAGAAAGAGTGGAGTTCGAAGTGAATATTTTAAAGCGTTTTATCAGTTACTACAAACCCTACCGTCTGCTTTTTTACACGGATATGCTGTGTGCGATCATCGTATCCGCTATTGATTTATCCTTTCCCATGATTCTGAGCTATTTAATCAACCGTGTATTTATCCAGGGGCGGGAAGCTATTCTGAACACAATCATGGTGGTAGGTATAGCCCTGCTGGCTATGTACATCATTAAGTATTTTTGTCAGTACTTTATCGTTTCCTACGGACATATCATGGGTGCCAAAATGGAAACAGATATGCGGCGGGATCTGTTTACCCATCTGCAGAAATTATCCTTTTCCTATTATGACAAACGGAATACGGGAGAGCTGATGTCCCGGCTGGTTGCGGATTTATTCGATATCTCCGAGTTAGCACACCACGGACCGGAGAATCTCTTTATATCGATCTTAAAGATTGTCGGCTCTTTTGTGATCTTAATGACTTTGAATGTGCAAATGACGCTGGCCCTTTCGATTGTAACCCTGGTGATTATTGTTTTCAGCCTCTATAAGAATAAAGTAATGCAGCCTATCTTCAGTGATAACCGTGTCAAAATCGCCAAGGTGAATTCCAGTGTTCAAGATAGTCTGGCAGGAATCCGGGTAGTCCAATCCTTTGCCAATGAAGGGATCGAGAAGAAGAAATTTGCCCACAGCAATGAGGCTTTCCTGGAATCAAAAACAGGAGCCTATAAGGTCATGGGCGGGTTCCACGCCTGGAACTCTTTCTTTGAAGGGCTGCTCTACATCGTAGTGGTCGTCACAGGGGGCATTCATATTGCCAATGGGACTTTAAGACCTTCTGATCTGGCGGTGTATATTCTTTACATCAATATCTTCATTAATCCGATTGATGTGTTGATCAACTTTACGGAACAATTCCAAAAGGGTTATGCAGGCTTTAAGCGTTTTGTCGAGGTTCTGGAGACCCATCCGGATATTAAAGATGAACCTGGGGCAAAACCTTTAACCCAGATCAAAGGGGATATTGAGTATCAGAGTGTCTCTTTTGGCTATGATGAGGAGGAATCCCATGTTCTCGATCAGGTCAGCTTGAAGATCAAAGCAGGGGAAACCATCGCTTTGGTAGGCCCTTCCGGCGGCGGCAAAACCACCCTCTGCTCCTTGCTGCCAAGATTTTACGAGGTGACTTCCGGAACCATCACCATCGATGGTCAGGATATCCGCAAGGTAACCCTGGCCTCCCTGCGCAATGCCATTGGGGTGGTCCAGCAGGATGTCTATCTGTTTGATGGCAGCATTAAGCAAAACATCGCCTATGGCAAAGCGGGAGCTACCGATGAAGAAATCATTGAGGCAGCGAAAAAAGCCAATATCCATGAGTTTATCAGTTCTCTTGAAGAGGGGTATGACACCTATGTGGGTGAGCGGGGAGTACGGCTTTCCGGCGGTCAGAAACAGCGCCTGTCCATTGCCCGGGTTTTCTTGAAGAATCCTCCCATATTGATTCTGGATGAAGCCACTTCAGCTTTGGACAATGAGAGTGAGCGCTATATTCAAAAATCTCTGGAGGAGCTGGCCCAGAACCGGACCACGATTGTGATCGCCCACCGTCTGAGCACCATTCGCAATGCCGATGAAATTATCGTGATCACTGATGAGGGCATTAAAGAAAGAGGAAATCATCAGGAGCTCCTGGAAATAGAAGGCATATATGCCCATTACTATAGAATGCAATTTGAAGGACTGGAAGGATAAACCTGAAAAAAGAAGAGAGTGGGGAACATAAGATGGAACCAATCAAAGGAGAGCAGCGGGATGGTCAATCTGAAATCAGGAAGCTGGCGATCTTGACCGGGGGCGGAGACTGCCCGGGGTTGAATGCGGTGATTCGTGCCGCTGTAAAAACAGCTTGTCATCGCGGTATAGCGGTGGTGGGAATTCAAGATGGTTTTCGGGGAGCTGTGGAAGGGGATTTCCGTCCCTTAGAGCTTAAGGATGTCTCCGGGATCTTACCCCGGGGAGGAACGATTCTGGGCACCACCAACCGGGATAATCCCTTTGCCTATCCTACACAAGTCGGGGAAGAACGGCAGGTTCAGGATCGTTCCGCTGAAGTGCTGGACAGATTTAAAGCGGAAGGAATTGATGCCCTGATTGCGATTGGGGGTGATGGGAGCTTAAGCATCGCTTGGGAATTTGCTAAGCAAGGGCTTAAGGTGGTGGGTGTTCCCAAAACCATCGATAATGATCTGATGTGCACGGATTTAACCTTTGGCTTTCAGACTGCTGTGGCTACTGCCCAGGACGCTTTGGACCGGCTCCACACCACGGCTGAATCCCACCACCGCATTATGATCTTAGAGGTCATGGGACGCTACGCCGGTTGGATCGCCCTCTATGCCGGAGTGGCAGGGGGAGCGGATGTCATCTTAATCCCGGAAATTCCTTATCAGCTGGAGAGTATCGCTGAAGCTGTCCAGAGACGGGCCCGTTTAGGCAAGCACTTCAGCATCATTGTGGTGGCTGAAGGGGCTAAACCCCTGGGCGGAGACATGGTTGTGGAACGCACTATGTCAGGGAGAACAGATCCCATTAAATTAGGAGGAATCGGTGCAAAGCTGGCGGCGGATTTAGAGAAGGTCACCGATATGGAGACCAGGGTGACTGTGCTGGGACATTTGCAGCGGGGAGGGTCTCCCATCGCTGTGGATCGGGTGCTGTCCACACGCTATGGGGTGGCTGCCGTTGAAGCCGCTTTGGCTGGTGATTTTGGCATGATGGTCGCCCTGCAGGGGCAAGACATCGTCAGAGTGCCAATGGCAGAAGCCGTTCACAAGCTGAAGCAGGTGGAACCTGACGATCCTGTCTTAAATGCCGCCCGCAGCATGGGGATCGAATTCGGGGACTAAAGCTAATTGGGATTCAGATTCAGATTCAGATTCAGATGATTTTTATCACGAAGAAGTCTCGTTCCATGCGGGTAGTTTGAGGGAGGAATTGGATTGAGCACAGTGGCATTGATCATTGCTGTTCTGCTGTTTATCATAGGTTTATTGGGCACTGTTCTTCCTATTTTGCCGGGGGCTGTTCTTATCTACGGCGGTATGTTGATTTATGGGCTGATGACGGAATTCGCCACCCTGGATTTTAACTTTTACCTTATTCAGGGCCTGGTGTTTGCCTTTATTTTTCTGGTGGATTACCTGGCTACCGCCGCAGGAACACGTCATTTCGGGGGAAGCAAACAAGCGGGCTGGGGAGCAGCCGTTGGGATGATCGTGGGACTCTTTTTTGGTCCCCTGGGCATCCTTGTCGGCCCTTTTTTGGGCGCGATGGGGGCGGAATTGCTGCGCAAAACAGAGCTCAGCCAAGCCATTCGCGTAGGCTTTGGCACTCTGACAGGTCTTTTGGGAGGAACAATCATCAAGCTTGGTGTGGAAATCCTCATGATCGTTTACTTCTTTATCAAAATTTAAGGGCCATGACAAGAATGAATGTGAAGTGAAGAAATGTACAATGAAGATTAGAAAGTTTGAACCAAAGGACAGGGATTCAATCGTTGAAATCTGGTATAAAGCCAGCATCATAGCCCATGATTTCATCCCTAAAGAGATATGGGAAGCGGAAAAAACGACGATAAGGGATCAATACCTTCCCCTGGCTGAGACTTGGGTCGCAGAGGAAGAGGGCAAGGTGATTGGCTTTATCTCTTTGCTTGACCAATATATAGGTGGATTATTTGTTGAACCTTCCCAGCAGGGAAAGGGTGCGGGTACCCAGCTCATCCAACGGGCTCAGGAAGAAAAAGGACACCTTACTGTGGGG is a window encoding:
- a CDS encoding MerR family transcriptional regulator — protein: MQIKEVCEKCKLTKKAIEYYESKNLIHPQILENGYRDYSDADIAVLKEISVLRKCGVSIADIAEILTSSNKPAALAKCKYITELRMQRLNDIQKCMDSLIANYDINREFDYLQTLDEYLYTIKEKLVFAFPGNYGLYVSMHFGRFLNGTIDTDEKKYAYDAIVQYLDRVDLYLPAELSEFLEALFNASEKIDAAKIEEETNGKMHEMLADTDGYLERNREEIEQYIEFKSSDEYQNSEAGKFQRYMLNFQKESGYQEVLIANMKILSPAYAEYLKKVKAANDIMLKKFPKAKDMYELN
- a CDS encoding AAA family ATPase, translating into MSRGIIVFGSNGSGKSTLGRELARILNFKYMDIEDYHFIKSEIPYTVERTREDRLNLMLADIEKSGSFVVSAVVGDFGEEISSRYNFAVFISAPLETRVERIKQRAYEQHGERICEGGDMYEQHLKFVDFVASRPLSRTEQWAKTLVCPVIHIDGTKSISENTELVVEEYLHNLSSKELRR
- a CDS encoding MFS transporter, producing the protein MLIKTEHWQRSFYTLWAGQAVSLITSAVLQMAIIWHLTEETGSAMVLSIATLVGFLPQAILGPFIGVLVDRYHRKYVMIGADLLIAAVGLMLALASLAMELPVWLIMVVLFLRSVGTAFHSPALNAVTPLLVPEDQLTKCAGYTQSIQSASYILGPALAALLYAVWDLNSIILVDVAGAVLASILTAFVFIPRLEAGESAAQGNLMLEMKEGYSALRSNKGLFALLWVGALYMLFFMPINALFPLMSMKYFGGTTFHASLVEIVFAAGMLVGGLVLGVWGGFKNRVMSLAASILLMGVSLMVSGVLPVKGYAVFVLCSTLMGFSAPFYSGVQTALFQEKISPEYLGRVFALLGSVVSVAMPLGLVLSALFADTLGVNRWFLISGILIMGIAVLPALMPGLRNLDRQEDKTA
- a CDS encoding alpha/beta fold hydrolase; the protein is MPNATLADGKLHYLDRGAGKPLVFIHGLGADLSFHDPQIEFFSRTHRVICPELRGNARSSKLTGPIHKILDIQCQDLAALMEQLGIEQTVLAGTSYGGVFCFNFVLRYPEKVSGLIIGDALGDTRISSFREALLMLVEYLGLWGVYLPKPVLIAMMRHQYKPWPYARDHVVNFVRGMRRTEFLLQLLAMNRIKFTPYLKQVSCPALGIVGEENKVGVGWMKSAMKEIPQSSLAIVPHALDPTNLCQPEEYNRLVKEFLERLNYI
- a CDS encoding ABC transporter ATP-binding protein yields the protein MNILKRFISYYKPYRLLFYTDMLCAIIVSAIDLSFPMILSYLINRVFIQGREAILNTIMVVGIALLAMYIIKYFCQYFIVSYGHIMGAKMETDMRRDLFTHLQKLSFSYYDKRNTGELMSRLVADLFDISELAHHGPENLFISILKIVGSFVILMTLNVQMTLALSIVTLVIIVFSLYKNKVMQPIFSDNRVKIAKVNSSVQDSLAGIRVVQSFANEGIEKKKFAHSNEAFLESKTGAYKVMGGFHAWNSFFEGLLYIVVVVTGGIHIANGTLRPSDLAVYILYINIFINPIDVLINFTEQFQKGYAGFKRFVEVLETHPDIKDEPGAKPLTQIKGDIEYQSVSFGYDEEESHVLDQVSLKIKAGETIALVGPSGGGKTTLCSLLPRFYEVTSGTITIDGQDIRKVTLASLRNAIGVVQQDVYLFDGSIKQNIAYGKAGATDEEIIEAAKKANIHEFISSLEEGYDTYVGERGVRLSGGQKQRLSIARVFLKNPPILILDEATSALDNESERYIQKSLEELAQNRTTIVIAHRLSTIRNADEIIVITDEGIKERGNHQELLEIEGIYAHYYRMQFEGLEG
- a CDS encoding 6-phosphofructokinase, with amino-acid sequence MEPIKGEQRDGQSEIRKLAILTGGGDCPGLNAVIRAAVKTACHRGIAVVGIQDGFRGAVEGDFRPLELKDVSGILPRGGTILGTTNRDNPFAYPTQVGEERQVQDRSAEVLDRFKAEGIDALIAIGGDGSLSIAWEFAKQGLKVVGVPKTIDNDLMCTDLTFGFQTAVATAQDALDRLHTTAESHHRIMILEVMGRYAGWIALYAGVAGGADVILIPEIPYQLESIAEAVQRRARLGKHFSIIVVAEGAKPLGGDMVVERTMSGRTDPIKLGGIGAKLAADLEKVTDMETRVTVLGHLQRGGSPIAVDRVLSTRYGVAAVEAALAGDFGMMVALQGQDIVRVPMAEAVHKLKQVEPDDPVLNAARSMGIEFGD
- a CDS encoding DUF456 domain-containing protein, which codes for MSTVALIIAVLLFIIGLLGTVLPILPGAVLIYGGMLIYGLMTEFATLDFNFYLIQGLVFAFIFLVDYLATAAGTRHFGGSKQAGWGAAVGMIVGLFFGPLGILVGPFLGAMGAELLRKTELSQAIRVGFGTLTGLLGGTIIKLGVEILMIVYFFIKI